In Corythoichthys intestinalis isolate RoL2023-P3 chromosome 11, ASM3026506v1, whole genome shotgun sequence, a single genomic region encodes these proteins:
- the cnot7 gene encoding CCR4-NOT transcription complex subunit 7: MPAATVDHSQRICEVWANNLEEELKRIRHVIRKFNYIAMDTEFPGVVARPIGEFRSNADYQYQLMRCNVDLLKIIQLGLTFMNEQGEYPPGTSTWQFNFKFNLTEDMYAQDSIELLTTAGIQFKKLEDEGIEALYFAELLMTSGVVLCDGIKWLSFHSGYDFGYLIKVLSNAKLPEEEIDFFELVRLYFPVIYDVKYLMKSCKILKGGLQEVAEQLELERIGPQHQAGSDSLLTGMAFFKMREMFFEDHIDDAKYCGHLYGLGSGSAYAQNGTGNAYEEEANKQQS, encoded by the exons ATGCCCGCAGCTACTGTGGATCACAGCCAAAGAATATGTGAGGTTTGGGCCAACAATCTGGAGGAGGAGCTGAAGAGAATTAGACATGTCATACGAAAATTCAACTATATCGCCATG GACACAGAGTTTCCAGGTGTAGTAGCAAGACCTATCGGAGAATTCCGAAGCAATGCTGATTATCAGTACCAGTTAATGCGCTGCAATGTGGATTTGCTGAAGATAATCCAGCTGGGTCTCACCTTTATGAATGAGCAAGGGGAATATCCTCCTGGAACATCAACATGGCAGTTTAATTTTAAGTTTAACCTAAC AGAGGATATGTATGCACAGGACTCGATTGAGCTCCTGACAACTGCAGGGATTCAATTCAAGAAGCTTGAGGATGAAGGCATCGAGGCATTGTACTTTGCAGAGCTGTTGATGACATCAGGAGTGGTACTGTGTGATGGGATCAAGTGGCTGTCATTTCACAG TGGATATGACTTTGGATACCTCATCAAGGTTCTCTCCAATGCCAAGCTGCCTGAGGAAGAGATCGATTTCTTTGAGCTTGTCCGCTTGTACTTCCCAGTCATTTACGATGTCAAGTATCTCATGAAGAGCTGCAAAATCCTCAAG GGTGGACTACAGGAAGTAGCTGAGCAACTGGAGCTCGAGAGGATCGGACCACAGCATCAAGCGGGCTCTGACTCTTTGCTCACAGGCATGGCTTTCTTCAAGATGAGGGAG ATGTTCTTTGAGGATCATATTGATGATGCAAAGTACTGTGGCCATCTGTACGGGCTTGGTTCCGGATCCGCCTACGCCCAGAACGGAACGGGGAACGCTTATGAAGAAGAAGCTAACAAGCAGCAGTCTTGA
- the mtmr7a gene encoding myotubularin-related protein 7a, with product MEYIRLPKVEKVRLLDKVFTKRSRMGTLYLTATHTIFVESEGGMRNETWVLHSLVFSVEKQVTTPLGCPLVIHCKNFQVLHFVIPQERDCHDVYVSLQRLSQPERYEELYCFSYKPGFDEKERQQEWDFLDLRSEYSRMGIPNSLWKLSLINRHYKVSDTYPAELFVPASTTTSVITGSAKFRSRGRFPALSYYSKENHAAICRSSQPLSGFSARCLEDEQMLEAILRSNPRSDFMYVVDTRPKLNAMANRAAGKGYENEDNYSDIKFRFVAIENIHVMRSSQQKMLEVCELRSPSMSDFLDGLESSGWLKHIKAVLDAGVFIAKAIAVEGVSVLVHCSDGWDRTAQVCSVASVLLDPYYRTIKGLMVLIKKDWVSFGHKFSHRCNHLDGDPKEESPVIDQFLECVWQLMEQFPCAFEYNERFLITIHSHIYSCQYGNFIGNSQRERSELRLHDRTHSLWYYLWSNRADYSNPLYRPNHSQTQGLLRPSTAPCWFKFWGGLYNRFDRGMHPRQSVEDYLRAIQEETEQLEGLLASHKQKISKLEEKKVWNGTSKATFDKSPTAWVLGNDLGLANTPQDYTSGFLTSSPCQLKPPCSSLTFSPQEFNKTNDFSYSNGSDRESGIADLSSRSPFSEESTRDQDSDDTA from the exons ATGGAGTACATCCGACTTCCAAAG GTGGAGAAGGTCCGGCTGTTGGATAAAGTATTCACAAAAAGGAGCAGGATGGGCACCCTTTATTTGACGGCCACCCACACCATCTTTGTTGAGAGTGAAGGTGGAATGCGCAATGAAACATGG GTGCTCCACAGTTTGGTTTTCAGTGTGGAGAAACAAGTGACAACACCATTGGGGTGTCCTCtggtaatacactgcaaaaacttccAGGTTCTTCATTTTGTCATCCCTCAAGAGCGGGACTGCCATGATGTTTATGTGTCCCTGCAGAGGCTCTCCCAGCCAG AGAGATATGAGGAACTGTACTGCTTTTCCTATAAACCAGGCTTTGATGAAAAGGAGCGACAGCAAGAATGGGATTTCTTGGACCTCAGGTCTGAATATAGCAGAATGGGCATCCCAAACTCCCTGTGGAAACTCTCCTTGATAAACCGGCATTACAAG gTGAGTGACACTTACCCTGCTGAACTTTTTGTACCTGCGTCAACAACTACGTCAGTCATTACAGGAAGCGCCAAATTCAGGAGCAGGGGAAGATTTCCTGCTCTTTCATACTACTCCAAAGAAAATCAT GCGGCCATCTGTCGTAGCAGTCAACCTCTGTCAGGCTTCAGCGCTCGTTGCCTAGAGGATGAGCAGATGCTGGAGGCCATACTGAGGTCCAATCCCCGCAGTGACTTCATGTATGTGGTGGATACCAGACCCAAG TTAAATGCGATGGCAAATAGAGCAGCGGGAAAAGGCTACGAAAATGAGGACAACTACTCTGACATTAAATTCCGGTTCGTTGCGATTGAGAACATTCATGTGATGAGGAGCAGCCAACAAAAAATGCTGGAAG TGTGTGAGCTGCGTTCCCCTTCTATGTCTGACTTCCTGGATGGCCTGGAGAGCTCAGGCTGGCTGAAACACATCAAAGCTGTTTTGGATGCTGGCGTCTTCATTGCCAAG GCTATTGCAGTAGAGGGCGTCAGCGTCCTGGTTCACTGTTCAGATGGTTGGGACCGTACTGCTCAGGTTTGCTCTGTGGCCAGCGTGCTGTTGGATCCATACTACCGGACAATCAAAGGACTAATG GTTCTCATCAAGAAAGACTGGGTGTCATTCGGCCATAAGTTTTCTCACAG ATGCAACCACCTAGATGGAGACCCCAAAGAAGAGTCCCCTGTAATCGATCAGTTCTTGGAGTGTGTTTGGCAATTGATGGAGCAGTTTCCCTGCGCGTTTGAATACAATGAGCGGTTTCTGATTACGATTCACAGCCACATTTACTCCTGCCAGTATGGCAATTTTATAGGCAACAGCCAGCGGGAAAGGTCAGAACTCAG ACTGCACGACAGGACCCATTCTCTGTGGTATTATCTATGGTCAAACCGGGCAGATTACAGTAACCCCTTGTACAGACCAAACCATAGCCAGACACAAGGACTCCTTCGGCCATCTACCGCCCCCTGTTGGTTCAA attttgggggggattgtaTAACCGGTTTGACCGTGGGATGCATCCTCGTCAGTCTGTAGAGGATTATCTTCGCGCCATTCAAGAGGAAACGGAACAGTTGGAGGGGCTGCTTGCCTCTCATAAACAG aaaatttCTAAACTGGAGGAGAAGAAGGTGTGGAACGGTACCTCAAAAGCCACCTTTGATAAGAGccccacagcttgggttcttggTAATGATCTTGGCCTGGCGAACACCCCTCAAGACTACACATCAGGTTTCCTTACCAGCAGCCCTTGTCAGCTAAAGCCACCATGCAGCAGCCTGACCTTCTCCCCCCAAGAATtcaacaaaacaaatgactttAGTTACTCCAACGGCAGTGATCGAGAGTCTGGGATCGCAGACCTCAGCTCTCGTTCACCTTTTAGTGAGGAGAGCACCAGAGATCAAGACTCTGACGATACTGCCTAA